The sequence below is a genomic window from Candidatus Thiodiazotropha endoloripes.
GGGATCGAGCGTGTCTATGGAGAGCATCCTGAGTATCATGGAGTTCAGCTCTCGCCCTTCATCCGCTTCGGATCCTGGATCGGTGGCGACCGTGACGGCAACCCCTACGTCACACCGGAGGTGACCCGTCTGGCCCTGACCCTGCAGCAGCAGACCATTCTGCAGGAGTATATCCGCCGAGTGGACAGCCTGATTGCCGAACTGACTTTCTCAAATCGCTTCTGTAATCCCAATTGGGCGTTCACTGAGAGCCTGAAGGTCGACAATGAAATCTGCAAACAGCTGTTCTGCGACAATCCCCGTCGCTTCGAGGATGAACCCTACCGGCGCAAGCTCTACATCATGCGTGAACGATTACGCCTGACCATGCCTGCTTTACCAAGTGAGACGCTTGAAGAGTCTGGCCATGCCGGCGCCTATACCGATGAACAGGCCTTCCAGCGGGACCTCAAACTGATCTACAACTCCCTGTTGAGCCATGGCGATGGAGATGCAGCTGAAGGGGCCTTGCAGGAGCTGATACACCTGGCGGAAACCTTTGGTTTTTATCTGATGTCTCTGGACATACGACAGGAGTCGAAACTGCACAGTGAAGCGGTGGCGGAAATCCTCAAACAGAGCGGCGACGCCAATGACTACCTGCAGCTCGATACCGATCAGAGATTGGCCCTGCTTGACGCCAAAATCAGCAACGGACTGACCAAGCCGCTGCAGCGAGACCGCTTATCGGATGAGACCCGCAAGATGCTGGCGGTATTCGATCTGATCGCTGAAACCCAAACCAGCATCAGCCCAAAGGCGATTGGTCAGTACGTCATCTCCATGACCCACCAGGCCAGTGACATCATGGAGGTGGCCCTGCTTGGCCGCCTGGCCGGACTGCTCGGCTTCGATCAGGGCAGTTGGTTCTGCCGACTGGAGATCTCTCCCCTGTTCGAAACCATCGACGATCTAAAACGTTGTGAAGAGATTCTGCGAAGCCTGTTCGCAAACCCCTGTTATCAGAATCTGCTGAATGCCAGCCATCGACGGCAGGAGATCATGCTCGGTTATTCCGACTCTGCCAAGGACGGGGGAATCATGGCCTCAGCCTGGAATCTCTACCAGACCCAGCAGCGGATCATCGATCTCGCAGACCGGGAAAAATTGCGCTGCCGGCTGTTTCACGGCCGGGGAGGCACCGTAGGGCGGGGCGGTGGGCCAACCCATCAATCGATCCTCGCCCAGCCGAAAAACACGGTCAACGGTGAGATCAAATTTACTGAACAGGGTGAAGTTCTCTCCTACAAGTACAGCAACCAGGAGACAGCCATCTATGAACTGACCATGGGTATCACCGGCCTGTTGAAAGCCAGTCAGGGTCTGGTATCCACAGTCAAGCAGGAGCGACAGGACTACAGCCAAATCATGCAGGAGATTGCCGGGCTTGGCGAGCAACAGTTCCGCAAACTCACTGAACAGACCCCCGGATTTCTCGACTACTTCTACGAGGCAACCCCGGTCAACGAGATCGGCCTGATGAACATCGGCTCCAGACCCTCCCATCGGAGCAAAGGAAACCGCTCCAAATCCTCGGTAAGAGCGATCGCCTGGGTATTCGGCTGGGGACAGTCGAGGCAGAATCTTCCTGGTTGGTATGGCATCGGCAGCGGTTTGGCCAACTGGCGCAAAAACAAGCCTGGCAGACTGAAAAAGCTTCGTACCATGTATCAGGAGTGGCCCTTCTTTCACGCCCTGTTGAATAACGCCCAGATGGCCTTGACCAAGTCGAACATGGCCATCGCACAAAAGTATGCCGATCTCTGTCTGGATAAACCCACCAGCCGAGCGATCTTCGACATGATCAAGCACGAGTACGAACTGACCTGCGCTGAAATTCTGACCATTGCCCAGCTGAATGAACTGCTGGATGACGCCCCCATTCTGCAGCAATCGATCCGCCGCAGAGACGCCTATCTGGATCCGCTTAATCACATTCAGCTGGAGTTGATCAAACACTACCGCTACAGTGGCCTGAGCGAAGAGCAGCAGGAGCTTTGGCTGACCCCCCTGTTACGCTCGATCAATGCCATCTCCGCAGGCTTACGCAATACCGGCTAGGGCTAAATATTCAACCCGGCGGCTGAAACTGAACTATCTGGTCACCGGATTAAATAGGATCCAAGCTTCCTCAACTCCCACAATTGTGAACAAGCCCAGGTTTTAGCCCTGAAACAGCCTGTAGATTCCAACAGACTCGCCGACTATTAGTCGTAGGCGCCAGCCGCTCCAACATCGGGGTTGGAGCTTGGTGGTGCCCTTGGTCTTTAGCTGATGGTTTGTCTTATGTTCCGTAAAAACAATACAAAAGCCCTTCTCCTGTCACTGATGCTCAGCCTCACATTAATCGCCTGTGGCGGTGGTGGATCCGGGGGTGATGATGGGAGTCCTCAAACCACAGTCGATGACAATACTCAGGATGACAGCAACAGTGGAGATGAGAACAACACCCCACCGGATGATGGCGGCAACGACACGACAGCGCCGGATGAAGGGGATAACACCCCGGTGGAACCGGATCAGCCACCACCGGCAGATGATGGAGTGACACCCCAGCCGGTAAACCAACCACCGGCAGCCTCGATCAGTGGCAGTCAAAACATCACCTCGGGGGAAACCGTCACTCTGGACGGCTCCGCATCCAGTGATCCTGATGGGGACAGCCTCAGTTACCTCTGGACACAGACCGGGGGAGAGGCGCTCACCCTGACCAACAATAGCAATCCCAGCCTCAGTTTCATCGCACCGGAAGTGATCCAGAGCAGCAGCTTGAGCCTGCGCTTGACGGTGAATGACGGGGAGTACAGCGCCACGGCTGATATCACCATTCAACTCTCACCGGCTGCGGACACCACAGCCCCTGCGGTCACCAGCCGATCACCCCTGGCCGATGCGGTAGGTGTCTCAACCACCACCCAGGTCAGTGTCAGTTTCGACGAACCCCTGGATGCGACCCTGGTCGATGACCAGAGTCTTCTGGTTACCCAGGCAGGTTCGTCGGTAGCCGCCAGTGTCAGCTATGACTCAGACAGCGACAGCCTGATCCTGAGTTTCGATAATCCACTGCTTGCAAACACCCTCTATCGGGTAACACTGGGGACAAATCTGCAGGATCTCTCAGGCAATCCGGTTGCACTTGAGAGCTGGGATTTCACCACCGGATCGAGCTACAACCTGGGCAGCACCAGCCAGGCAACCATCGATGCCTGCATGGACGACAGTGACAAACTGATGCTGACTCTGGTAAACAATGCCCGTGCGGTCAGCAAGGATTGCGGCGGCACCAGTTATGGCGCCGTCGAAGCGATCGCCTGGCACTGCCAACTGGAAACCGCCGCACAGAACCACTCAACTTCCATGGCGGACAATGACTTTTTCGACCATAGCGGCCTGGATGGCTCAAGCCCTGGGGATAGAATCACAGCTGCAGGTTACAACTGGCGCACCTATGCCGAAAATATCGCAGCCGGCTACAACGATGAGGAGGCGGTGATGACCGCCTGGCTGGAGAGTCCCGGCCACTGCGCCAATATCATGAACACGGCCGTCACGGAAATGGGCGCCGGCATGGCAGAAAACCCATCGGCACGCTATCGAATCTACTGGACCCAGGACTTTGCGGATCAGTAATGGGCTGGATCATTCTCTGGGCAGACAATCCATCGAGGTGATCTCCCGGCTCAGGCGTTCTCGCCTTCACGGCCGAGGGAATCCAACACCCCCTGCAGGATATCAAACCGCTGTTTCGCCTTTTGCCAGGCTTCACTTTCGGCCGCTGCGCCAAACAAATCCTCACCCTGACGACAGAGTTCAGACAACTGTGCCGTATCGAACAGGGTGATGGCGGTTTCAAACTCATCCTGCTCCGCACTCAACAGTACCGGCAGCAGTTCATTTTGAAGGATCAGTGAATCGGGATCGAGCAGGTCGGCCACCAAAGGATGCTCAAGCAATGCATAATGGGTTTTTCGGGCGGCCTCCTCCTGCTGCAGCTCTTGATGCGCCAGGGTGTCATTACCGGCCCCTTTCCATACCGCACGCATGATCACCTCGACCAGTTTCATGATCGCCTGCTTGTTCGGAGTCTGATCATCGGCCAGTCGGCAGGCGTTTTCGTAGGCCTTGTCGAGTCGCTCTTTAAGCTCAAGAATCACATCGCTCTGCTCATGGGGACCCAGGGCCACGGCTTCCCCGACCAGCTTGCGCAGACTCTCGATATAGGCGACCAGCTCCTCATGGTCGAGACGTTGGGCTTCTGTCAATTGCTCCTGGGTCAGCTGATTCTGTGACGCTTGAAACAGGGGATTGTCATGCTTGCGCATCAAATGACGTTCAAAACGTCCGGGAAGTTCACTAAACAGCAGATTCATATCGGGACCACCTTCTCGCTACACCAGTCAACCCTGCTGGGTGCCAATCGCTCTCCGGCATGGTGTCAGGATGAATGATACCCCAGCCGGCCAGTAAATATAGCCACAGAGATGAGGCGCGGTGGATAGCAACCACACACCAGCGTTCTGCATTGAATTGGAGTATCCACGGCTCTTACCTGATCTGTTATTGCTTTTTTTGCCGGTGTATCAGGATAAAGAGTATTTGAGCTATTTGTACCATGAAACCCGTCCC
It includes:
- a CDS encoding CAP domain-containing protein, with the translated sequence MFRKNNTKALLLSLMLSLTLIACGGGGSGGDDGSPQTTVDDNTQDDSNSGDENNTPPDDGGNDTTAPDEGDNTPVEPDQPPPADDGVTPQPVNQPPAASISGSQNITSGETVTLDGSASSDPDGDSLSYLWTQTGGEALTLTNNSNPSLSFIAPEVIQSSSLSLRLTVNDGEYSATADITIQLSPAADTTAPAVTSRSPLADAVGVSTTTQVSVSFDEPLDATLVDDQSLLVTQAGSSVAASVSYDSDSDSLILSFDNPLLANTLYRVTLGTNLQDLSGNPVALESWDFTTGSSYNLGSTSQATIDACMDDSDKLMLTLVNNARAVSKDCGGTSYGAVEAIAWHCQLETAAQNHSTSMADNDFFDHSGLDGSSPGDRITAAGYNWRTYAENIAAGYNDEEAVMTAWLESPGHCANIMNTAVTEMGAGMAENPSARYRIYWTQDFADQ
- the ppc gene encoding phosphoenolpyruvate carboxylase, with protein sequence MTDSFTKACVKHDKNLRSRVRLLGILLGQVLQEQVGKDTYTVVERLRKGYIKLNKKHDPALYDRLTRLILSLQPETLSAVVRAFSIYFVLVNIAEEAFLHRQRRRIAGKGQELWQGSFDHTLRAFHAHGIEPHQLQSILDDAAYIPVFTAHPTESKRLVIMNLLRRIFLTSEDLDAPKRRLEQREQTIRSLKTQIQTLWKTEEVRAVRPEVRNEIRLGLHYFQSSLFDAVPQVYRRLRAGIERVYGEHPEYHGVQLSPFIRFGSWIGGDRDGNPYVTPEVTRLALTLQQQTILQEYIRRVDSLIAELTFSNRFCNPNWAFTESLKVDNEICKQLFCDNPRRFEDEPYRRKLYIMRERLRLTMPALPSETLEESGHAGAYTDEQAFQRDLKLIYNSLLSHGDGDAAEGALQELIHLAETFGFYLMSLDIRQESKLHSEAVAEILKQSGDANDYLQLDTDQRLALLDAKISNGLTKPLQRDRLSDETRKMLAVFDLIAETQTSISPKAIGQYVISMTHQASDIMEVALLGRLAGLLGFDQGSWFCRLEISPLFETIDDLKRCEEILRSLFANPCYQNLLNASHRRQEIMLGYSDSAKDGGIMASAWNLYQTQQRIIDLADREKLRCRLFHGRGGTVGRGGGPTHQSILAQPKNTVNGEIKFTEQGEVLSYKYSNQETAIYELTMGITGLLKASQGLVSTVKQERQDYSQIMQEIAGLGEQQFRKLTEQTPGFLDYFYEATPVNEIGLMNIGSRPSHRSKGNRSKSSVRAIAWVFGWGQSRQNLPGWYGIGSGLANWRKNKPGRLKKLRTMYQEWPFFHALLNNAQMALTKSNMAIAQKYADLCLDKPTSRAIFDMIKHEYELTCAEILTIAQLNELLDDAPILQQSIRRRDAYLDPLNHIQLELIKHYRYSGLSEEQQELWLTPLLRSINAISAGLRNTG